The following proteins are co-located in the Engraulis encrasicolus isolate BLACKSEA-1 chromosome 2, IST_EnEncr_1.0, whole genome shotgun sequence genome:
- the eif3c gene encoding eukaryotic translation initiation factor 3 subunit C isoform X1 → MSRFFATGSDSESEESSSADEITPKATGTTFTKQVLLLSDDEEDTKRVVRSAKDKRFEELTNLIKTIRNAMKIKDVSKCLEEFEQLCRAFVKSKNIVDKEGVPKFYIRLLADLEDYLNQLWEDKEGKKKMNKNNAKALSTLRQKIRKYNRDYETEIASYKENPDQSAEEEEEKDDAESGSSSDSDDDDDAEVTAKSLLKKKPPAAEPTPDASKFLKTAGDEESESDDDEDDDDWGLESPDSSSESIGEDGGSLLATAFLKRPQDGDVERQPADRKKEKRKVKVKERIEEEEAEDQQDEEAGWEKVKGGVPLVKEKPKMFAKGTEINIPVVVKKLNEILQARGKKGTDRAAQIELLHALAAIAGENNLGEGILVKIKFNIIASLYDYNPNLAAFMKADMWKKCLDCIDELLDILFNNNNIFIGENIAEDSESLAVSEAQPFRVRGCILTLVERMDEEFTKIMQNTDPHSQEYVDNLKDEARVCAIVDRLLSYLESKGSTEEVCRVYLRRIMHTYYKFDYKAHRRSLGLQGGESKSEVDQEESEGEDSAVIMDRLCKFIYSKDRTDRIRTCAILCHIYHHALHSRWYQARDLMLMSHLQDNIQHADPPVQILYNRTMVQLGICAFRQGMIKDAHNALLDIQSSGRAKELLGQGLLMRNMQERNAEQEKIEKRRQVPFHMHINLELLECVYLVSAMLLEIPYMAAHEFDARRRMISKQFHHQLRVGERQPLLGPPESMREHVVAASKSMKMGDWRTCHGFIINEKMNSKVWDLFPEAQRVREMLVRKIQEESLRTYLFTYSSVYDSISMETLSEMFELELATVHSIISKMIINEELMASLDQPTQTVVMHRTEPTPLQNMALQLAEKLGGLVENNERVFDLKQGVYGGYFNRDGGYQQNKGYHRDGGGYQQNKGYHRDQKGGYQQKREGYQRDGGGYQQNKGYHRDGGGYQQNKGYHRDGGYQQNKGYRDQRGGYQQKRDGYRGGGGGGGGGGYHNRNQNQNNY, encoded by the exons ATGTCGCGTTTCTTCGCAACTGGATCCGACTCCGAGTCGGAGGAGTCATCCTCTGCCGACGAGATCACTCCCAAAGCAACCGGGACCACTTTCACCAAGCA GGTCCTGTTGCTTAGCGACGATGAGGAGGACACCAAGAGAGTGGTGCGCAGCGCCAAAGACAAGAG GTTTGAGGAGCTGACCAACCTGATCAAGACGATCCGTAACGCCATGAAGATTAAAGACGTCTCCAAGTGTCTGGAGGAGTTTGAGCAGTTATGTCGAGCGTTCGTCAAGAGTAAAAACATCGTGGACAAGGAGGGCGTGCCCAAGTTCTACATCCGCCTACTGGCTGACCTCGAGGATTACCtcaaccag CTGTGGGAGGATaaggaggggaagaagaagatgaataaGAACAACGCTAAGGCCCTCAGCACCCTCAGGCAGAAGATCCGCAAGTACAACCGCGACTACGAGACCGAAATCGCCAGCTACAAGGAG AATCCTGACCAGTctgctgaggaggaagaggagaaggatgacGCTGAGTCAG gttctTCCTcggacagtgatgatgatgacgatgctgAGGTGACGGCTAAGAGCCTGCTGAAGAAGAAACCTCCTGCAGCCGAGCCCACGCCGGACGCCAGCAAGTTCCTCAAGACCGCAGgg gatgagGAGTCTGAGAGtgacgatgatgaggatgatgacgacTGGGGTTTGGAGTCTCCGGACAGCAGCAGTGAGAGCATTGGAGAGGACGGAGGCAGCCTCCTGGCAACAGCCTTCCTCAAGAG GCCTCAAGATGGCGATGTGGAGCGTCAGCCTGCGGACcgcaagaaggagaagaggaaggtgaaggtgaaggagaggattgaggaagaggaggctgaAGACCAGCAGGATGAAGAAGCAGGATGGGAGAAGGTCAAGGGAGGCGTGCCCCTCGTTAAG GAGAAACCGAAGATGTTTGCCAAGGGGACTGAGATCAACATTCCTGTGGTCGTCAAGAAGCTCAACGAGATCCTCCAGGCCAGAGGCAAGAAGGGAACCGACAG gGCTGCCCAAATTGAGCTGCTCCATGCCTTGGCTGCCATTGCTGGTGAGAATAACCTGGGGGAGGGCATCCTGGTCAAGATCAAGTTCAACATCATCGCCTCCCTCTACGACTACAACCCCAACCTGGCTGCATTCATGAAg gctgacATGTGGAAGAAGTGTCTGGACTGTATCGATGAGCTGCTTGACATCCTCTTCAATAACAACAACATCTTCATCGGGGAGAACATCGCAGAGGACAGCGAGAGCCTGGCAGTCTCAGaagcg caGCCCTTCAGGGTGCGTGGCTGCATCTTGACTCTGGTGGAGAGAATGGACGAGGAGTTCACCAAAATCATGCAGAACACTGACCCCCActcccaag AGTACGTGGACAACCTGAAGGAcgaggcgcgtgtgtgtgcgatcgTGGACCGGCTGCTGTCCTACCTGGAGAGCAAGGGCAGCACGGAGGAGGTGTGCCGTGTCTACCTGCGGCGCATCATGCACACCTACTACAAGTTCGACTACAAGGCCCACCGACGCAGCCtgggcctgcagggaggggagagcaag tctgagGTGGACCAggaggagagtgagggggagGACAGTGCGGTGATCATGGATCGCTTGTGTAAGTTCATCTATTCTAAGGACCGTACGGACCGCATCCGCACCTGTGCCATCCTGTGCCACATCTACCACCACGCGCTGCACTCGCGCTGGTACCAGGCCCGCGACCTCATGCTCATGAGCCACCTGCAGGACAACATCCAGCACGCAGACCCCCccgtacag atcCTCTACAATAGGACCATGGTGCAGTTGGGCATCTGTGCGTTCCGCCAGGGCATGATTAAGGACGCCCACAACGCGCTGTTGGACATCCAGTCCAGCGGGCGCGCCAAAGAGCTGCTGGGACAAGGACTCCTGATGAGGAACATGCAGGAGCGCAACGCAGAGCAGGAGAAGATCGAGAAGAGACGACAg gtgccgttccacatgcacatcaatctggagctgctggagtgtgtgtacctggtgtcgGCCATGCTGCTGGAGATTCCGTACATGGCCGCTCACGAGTTTGACGCCCGACGTCGCATGATCAGCAAACAGTTTCACCATCAgctgagagtgggagagagacagccgCTACTGG gtccccCTGAGAGTATGCGTGAGCATGTGGTGGCGGCCTCCAAGTCGATGAAGATGGGCGACTGGCGCACGTGTCACGGCTTCATCATCAACGAGAAGATGAACAGCAAGGTCTGGGACCTGTTCCCCGAGGCCCAGCGCGTACGGGAGATGCtcgtcag GAAGATTCAGGAGGAGTCTCTCCGCACATACCTGTTCACGTACAGCAGCGTCTACGACtcaatcag catgGAGACGTTGTCTGAGATGTTTGAGTTGGAGCTGGCTACAGTCCACAGCATCATCAGCAAGATGATCATCAACGAGGAGctcatg gCATCTCTGGACCAGCCGACCCAGACGGTGGTGATGCATCGTACGGAGCCCACTCCTCTCCAGAACATGGCTCTGCAGCTGGCCGAGAAGCTGGGCGGCCTCGTGGAGAACAACGAGCGCGTCTTCGACCTCAAGCAGGGCGTCTACGGAGGATACTTCAACAgag ACGGCGGTTACCAGCAAAACAAAGGATACCACAGAG ACGGTGGCGGTTACCAGCAGAACAAAGGATACCACAGAG ATCAGAAAGGCGGATACCAGCAGAAGCGAGAGGGCTACCAGAGAG ACGGTGGCGGTTACCAGCAAAACAAAGGATACCACAGAG ACGGTGGCGGTTACCAGCAGAACAAAGGATACCACAGAG ACGGCGGTTACCAGCAAAACAAAGGATACCGAG ACCAGAGGGGCGGGTACCAGCAGAAGAGGGATGGTTACCGAGGAGGcggcggaggcggaggaggaggcgggtaCCACAACCGGAACCAGAACCAGAACAACTACtaa
- the eif3c gene encoding eukaryotic translation initiation factor 3 subunit C isoform X8: protein MSRFFATGSDSESEESSSADEITPKATGTTFTKQVLLLSDDEEDTKRVVRSAKDKRFEELTNLIKTIRNAMKIKDVSKCLEEFEQLCRAFVKSKNIVDKEGVPKFYIRLLADLEDYLNQLWEDKEGKKKMNKNNAKALSTLRQKIRKYNRDYETEIASYKENPDQSAEEEEEKDDAESGSSSDSDDDDDAEVTAKSLLKKKPPAAEPTPDASKFLKTAGDEESESDDDEDDDDWGLESPDSSSESIGEDGGSLLATAFLKRPQDGDVERQPADRKKEKRKVKVKERIEEEEAEDQQDEEAGWEKVKGGVPLVKEKPKMFAKGTEINIPVVVKKLNEILQARGKKGTDRAAQIELLHALAAIAGENNLGEGILVKIKFNIIASLYDYNPNLAAFMKADMWKKCLDCIDELLDILFNNNNIFIGENIAEDSESLAVSEAQPFRVRGCILTLVERMDEEFTKIMQNTDPHSQEYVDNLKDEARVCAIVDRLLSYLESKGSTEEVCRVYLRRIMHTYYKFDYKAHRRSLGLQGGESKSEVDQEESEGEDSAVIMDRLCKFIYSKDRTDRIRTCAILCHIYHHALHSRWYQARDLMLMSHLQDNIQHADPPVQILYNRTMVQLGICAFRQGMIKDAHNALLDIQSSGRAKELLGQGLLMRNMQERNAEQEKIEKRRQVPFHMHINLELLECVYLVSAMLLEIPYMAAHEFDARRRMISKQFHHQLRVGERQPLLGPPESMREHVVAASKSMKMGDWRTCHGFIINEKMNSKVWDLFPEAQRVREMLVRKIQEESLRTYLFTYSSVYDSISMETLSEMFELELATVHSIISKMIINEELMASLDQPTQTVVMHRTEPTPLQNMALQLAEKLGGLVENNERVFDLKQGVYGGYFNRDGGYQQNKGYHRDGGGYQQNKGYHRDGGGYQQNKGYHRDGGGYQQNKGYHRDGGYQQNKGYRDQRGGYQQKRDGYRGGGGGGGGGGYHNRNQNQNNY from the exons ATGTCGCGTTTCTTCGCAACTGGATCCGACTCCGAGTCGGAGGAGTCATCCTCTGCCGACGAGATCACTCCCAAAGCAACCGGGACCACTTTCACCAAGCA GGTCCTGTTGCTTAGCGACGATGAGGAGGACACCAAGAGAGTGGTGCGCAGCGCCAAAGACAAGAG GTTTGAGGAGCTGACCAACCTGATCAAGACGATCCGTAACGCCATGAAGATTAAAGACGTCTCCAAGTGTCTGGAGGAGTTTGAGCAGTTATGTCGAGCGTTCGTCAAGAGTAAAAACATCGTGGACAAGGAGGGCGTGCCCAAGTTCTACATCCGCCTACTGGCTGACCTCGAGGATTACCtcaaccag CTGTGGGAGGATaaggaggggaagaagaagatgaataaGAACAACGCTAAGGCCCTCAGCACCCTCAGGCAGAAGATCCGCAAGTACAACCGCGACTACGAGACCGAAATCGCCAGCTACAAGGAG AATCCTGACCAGTctgctgaggaggaagaggagaaggatgacGCTGAGTCAG gttctTCCTcggacagtgatgatgatgacgatgctgAGGTGACGGCTAAGAGCCTGCTGAAGAAGAAACCTCCTGCAGCCGAGCCCACGCCGGACGCCAGCAAGTTCCTCAAGACCGCAGgg gatgagGAGTCTGAGAGtgacgatgatgaggatgatgacgacTGGGGTTTGGAGTCTCCGGACAGCAGCAGTGAGAGCATTGGAGAGGACGGAGGCAGCCTCCTGGCAACAGCCTTCCTCAAGAG GCCTCAAGATGGCGATGTGGAGCGTCAGCCTGCGGACcgcaagaaggagaagaggaaggtgaaggtgaaggagaggattgaggaagaggaggctgaAGACCAGCAGGATGAAGAAGCAGGATGGGAGAAGGTCAAGGGAGGCGTGCCCCTCGTTAAG GAGAAACCGAAGATGTTTGCCAAGGGGACTGAGATCAACATTCCTGTGGTCGTCAAGAAGCTCAACGAGATCCTCCAGGCCAGAGGCAAGAAGGGAACCGACAG gGCTGCCCAAATTGAGCTGCTCCATGCCTTGGCTGCCATTGCTGGTGAGAATAACCTGGGGGAGGGCATCCTGGTCAAGATCAAGTTCAACATCATCGCCTCCCTCTACGACTACAACCCCAACCTGGCTGCATTCATGAAg gctgacATGTGGAAGAAGTGTCTGGACTGTATCGATGAGCTGCTTGACATCCTCTTCAATAACAACAACATCTTCATCGGGGAGAACATCGCAGAGGACAGCGAGAGCCTGGCAGTCTCAGaagcg caGCCCTTCAGGGTGCGTGGCTGCATCTTGACTCTGGTGGAGAGAATGGACGAGGAGTTCACCAAAATCATGCAGAACACTGACCCCCActcccaag AGTACGTGGACAACCTGAAGGAcgaggcgcgtgtgtgtgcgatcgTGGACCGGCTGCTGTCCTACCTGGAGAGCAAGGGCAGCACGGAGGAGGTGTGCCGTGTCTACCTGCGGCGCATCATGCACACCTACTACAAGTTCGACTACAAGGCCCACCGACGCAGCCtgggcctgcagggaggggagagcaag tctgagGTGGACCAggaggagagtgagggggagGACAGTGCGGTGATCATGGATCGCTTGTGTAAGTTCATCTATTCTAAGGACCGTACGGACCGCATCCGCACCTGTGCCATCCTGTGCCACATCTACCACCACGCGCTGCACTCGCGCTGGTACCAGGCCCGCGACCTCATGCTCATGAGCCACCTGCAGGACAACATCCAGCACGCAGACCCCCccgtacag atcCTCTACAATAGGACCATGGTGCAGTTGGGCATCTGTGCGTTCCGCCAGGGCATGATTAAGGACGCCCACAACGCGCTGTTGGACATCCAGTCCAGCGGGCGCGCCAAAGAGCTGCTGGGACAAGGACTCCTGATGAGGAACATGCAGGAGCGCAACGCAGAGCAGGAGAAGATCGAGAAGAGACGACAg gtgccgttccacatgcacatcaatctggagctgctggagtgtgtgtacctggtgtcgGCCATGCTGCTGGAGATTCCGTACATGGCCGCTCACGAGTTTGACGCCCGACGTCGCATGATCAGCAAACAGTTTCACCATCAgctgagagtgggagagagacagccgCTACTGG gtccccCTGAGAGTATGCGTGAGCATGTGGTGGCGGCCTCCAAGTCGATGAAGATGGGCGACTGGCGCACGTGTCACGGCTTCATCATCAACGAGAAGATGAACAGCAAGGTCTGGGACCTGTTCCCCGAGGCCCAGCGCGTACGGGAGATGCtcgtcag GAAGATTCAGGAGGAGTCTCTCCGCACATACCTGTTCACGTACAGCAGCGTCTACGACtcaatcag catgGAGACGTTGTCTGAGATGTTTGAGTTGGAGCTGGCTACAGTCCACAGCATCATCAGCAAGATGATCATCAACGAGGAGctcatg gCATCTCTGGACCAGCCGACCCAGACGGTGGTGATGCATCGTACGGAGCCCACTCCTCTCCAGAACATGGCTCTGCAGCTGGCCGAGAAGCTGGGCGGCCTCGTGGAGAACAACGAGCGCGTCTTCGACCTCAAGCAGGGCGTCTACGGAGGATACTTCAACAgag ACGGCGGTTACCAGCAAAACAAAGGATACCACAGAG ACGGTGGCGGTTACCAGCAGAACAAAGGATACCACAGAG ACGGTGGCGGTTACCAGCAAAACAAAGGATACCACAGAG ACGGTGGCGGTTACCAGCAGAACAAAGGATACCACAGAG ACGGCGGTTACCAGCAAAACAAAGGATACCGAG ACCAGAGGGGCGGGTACCAGCAGAAGAGGGATGGTTACCGAGGAGGcggcggaggcggaggaggaggcgggtaCCACAACCGGAACCAGAACCAGAACAACTACtaa
- the eif3c gene encoding eukaryotic translation initiation factor 3 subunit C isoform X15: protein MSRFFATGSDSESEESSSADEITPKATGTTFTKQVLLLSDDEEDTKRVVRSAKDKRFEELTNLIKTIRNAMKIKDVSKCLEEFEQLCRAFVKSKNIVDKEGVPKFYIRLLADLEDYLNQLWEDKEGKKKMNKNNAKALSTLRQKIRKYNRDYETEIASYKENPDQSAEEEEEKDDAESGSSSDSDDDDDAEVTAKSLLKKKPPAAEPTPDASKFLKTAGDEESESDDDEDDDDWGLESPDSSSESIGEDGGSLLATAFLKRPQDGDVERQPADRKKEKRKVKVKERIEEEEAEDQQDEEAGWEKVKGGVPLVKEKPKMFAKGTEINIPVVVKKLNEILQARGKKGTDRAAQIELLHALAAIAGENNLGEGILVKIKFNIIASLYDYNPNLAAFMKADMWKKCLDCIDELLDILFNNNNIFIGENIAEDSESLAVSEAQPFRVRGCILTLVERMDEEFTKIMQNTDPHSQEYVDNLKDEARVCAIVDRLLSYLESKGSTEEVCRVYLRRIMHTYYKFDYKAHRRSLGLQGGESKSEVDQEESEGEDSAVIMDRLCKFIYSKDRTDRIRTCAILCHIYHHALHSRWYQARDLMLMSHLQDNIQHADPPVQILYNRTMVQLGICAFRQGMIKDAHNALLDIQSSGRAKELLGQGLLMRNMQERNAEQEKIEKRRQVPFHMHINLELLECVYLVSAMLLEIPYMAAHEFDARRRMISKQFHHQLRVGERQPLLGPPESMREHVVAASKSMKMGDWRTCHGFIINEKMNSKVWDLFPEAQRVREMLVRKIQEESLRTYLFTYSSVYDSISMETLSEMFELELATVHSIISKMIINEELMASLDQPTQTVVMHRTEPTPLQNMALQLAEKLGGLVENNERVFDLKQGVYGGYFNRDGGYQQNKGYHRDGGGYQQNKGYHRDGGGYQQNKGYHRDGGYQQNKGYRDQRGGYQQKRDGYRGGGGGGGGGGYHNRNQNQNNY, encoded by the exons ATGTCGCGTTTCTTCGCAACTGGATCCGACTCCGAGTCGGAGGAGTCATCCTCTGCCGACGAGATCACTCCCAAAGCAACCGGGACCACTTTCACCAAGCA GGTCCTGTTGCTTAGCGACGATGAGGAGGACACCAAGAGAGTGGTGCGCAGCGCCAAAGACAAGAG GTTTGAGGAGCTGACCAACCTGATCAAGACGATCCGTAACGCCATGAAGATTAAAGACGTCTCCAAGTGTCTGGAGGAGTTTGAGCAGTTATGTCGAGCGTTCGTCAAGAGTAAAAACATCGTGGACAAGGAGGGCGTGCCCAAGTTCTACATCCGCCTACTGGCTGACCTCGAGGATTACCtcaaccag CTGTGGGAGGATaaggaggggaagaagaagatgaataaGAACAACGCTAAGGCCCTCAGCACCCTCAGGCAGAAGATCCGCAAGTACAACCGCGACTACGAGACCGAAATCGCCAGCTACAAGGAG AATCCTGACCAGTctgctgaggaggaagaggagaaggatgacGCTGAGTCAG gttctTCCTcggacagtgatgatgatgacgatgctgAGGTGACGGCTAAGAGCCTGCTGAAGAAGAAACCTCCTGCAGCCGAGCCCACGCCGGACGCCAGCAAGTTCCTCAAGACCGCAGgg gatgagGAGTCTGAGAGtgacgatgatgaggatgatgacgacTGGGGTTTGGAGTCTCCGGACAGCAGCAGTGAGAGCATTGGAGAGGACGGAGGCAGCCTCCTGGCAACAGCCTTCCTCAAGAG GCCTCAAGATGGCGATGTGGAGCGTCAGCCTGCGGACcgcaagaaggagaagaggaaggtgaaggtgaaggagaggattgaggaagaggaggctgaAGACCAGCAGGATGAAGAAGCAGGATGGGAGAAGGTCAAGGGAGGCGTGCCCCTCGTTAAG GAGAAACCGAAGATGTTTGCCAAGGGGACTGAGATCAACATTCCTGTGGTCGTCAAGAAGCTCAACGAGATCCTCCAGGCCAGAGGCAAGAAGGGAACCGACAG gGCTGCCCAAATTGAGCTGCTCCATGCCTTGGCTGCCATTGCTGGTGAGAATAACCTGGGGGAGGGCATCCTGGTCAAGATCAAGTTCAACATCATCGCCTCCCTCTACGACTACAACCCCAACCTGGCTGCATTCATGAAg gctgacATGTGGAAGAAGTGTCTGGACTGTATCGATGAGCTGCTTGACATCCTCTTCAATAACAACAACATCTTCATCGGGGAGAACATCGCAGAGGACAGCGAGAGCCTGGCAGTCTCAGaagcg caGCCCTTCAGGGTGCGTGGCTGCATCTTGACTCTGGTGGAGAGAATGGACGAGGAGTTCACCAAAATCATGCAGAACACTGACCCCCActcccaag AGTACGTGGACAACCTGAAGGAcgaggcgcgtgtgtgtgcgatcgTGGACCGGCTGCTGTCCTACCTGGAGAGCAAGGGCAGCACGGAGGAGGTGTGCCGTGTCTACCTGCGGCGCATCATGCACACCTACTACAAGTTCGACTACAAGGCCCACCGACGCAGCCtgggcctgcagggaggggagagcaag tctgagGTGGACCAggaggagagtgagggggagGACAGTGCGGTGATCATGGATCGCTTGTGTAAGTTCATCTATTCTAAGGACCGTACGGACCGCATCCGCACCTGTGCCATCCTGTGCCACATCTACCACCACGCGCTGCACTCGCGCTGGTACCAGGCCCGCGACCTCATGCTCATGAGCCACCTGCAGGACAACATCCAGCACGCAGACCCCCccgtacag atcCTCTACAATAGGACCATGGTGCAGTTGGGCATCTGTGCGTTCCGCCAGGGCATGATTAAGGACGCCCACAACGCGCTGTTGGACATCCAGTCCAGCGGGCGCGCCAAAGAGCTGCTGGGACAAGGACTCCTGATGAGGAACATGCAGGAGCGCAACGCAGAGCAGGAGAAGATCGAGAAGAGACGACAg gtgccgttccacatgcacatcaatctggagctgctggagtgtgtgtacctggtgtcgGCCATGCTGCTGGAGATTCCGTACATGGCCGCTCACGAGTTTGACGCCCGACGTCGCATGATCAGCAAACAGTTTCACCATCAgctgagagtgggagagagacagccgCTACTGG gtccccCTGAGAGTATGCGTGAGCATGTGGTGGCGGCCTCCAAGTCGATGAAGATGGGCGACTGGCGCACGTGTCACGGCTTCATCATCAACGAGAAGATGAACAGCAAGGTCTGGGACCTGTTCCCCGAGGCCCAGCGCGTACGGGAGATGCtcgtcag GAAGATTCAGGAGGAGTCTCTCCGCACATACCTGTTCACGTACAGCAGCGTCTACGACtcaatcag catgGAGACGTTGTCTGAGATGTTTGAGTTGGAGCTGGCTACAGTCCACAGCATCATCAGCAAGATGATCATCAACGAGGAGctcatg gCATCTCTGGACCAGCCGACCCAGACGGTGGTGATGCATCGTACGGAGCCCACTCCTCTCCAGAACATGGCTCTGCAGCTGGCCGAGAAGCTGGGCGGCCTCGTGGAGAACAACGAGCGCGTCTTCGACCTCAAGCAGGGCGTCTACGGAGGATACTTCAACAgag ACGGCGGTTACCAGCAAAACAAAGGATACCACAGAG ACGGTGGCGGTTACCAGCAGAACAAAGGATACCACAGAG ACGGTGGCGGTTACCAGCAAAACAAAGGATACCACAGAG ACGGCGGTTACCAGCAAAACAAAGGATACCGAG ACCAGAGGGGCGGGTACCAGCAGAAGAGGGATGGTTACCGAGGAGGcggcggaggcggaggaggaggcgggtaCCACAACCGGAACCAGAACCAGAACAACTACtaa